From Mumia sp. ZJ1417:
CTGTGCCTTGCGACGTTCGTGGTCGGCCACTTCTGGCGCTACCGCTACGACAAGTTCGGCTGGACCACACGGTCCTCGCAGCTCTACGAGGACCGGCTGCTGCGCATCGGAAGCCCGCTGTTCCACTTCGGGATGCTCGGCGTCGTCGGCGGCCACGTCATCGGCCTGCTAGTGCCACGGTCGTGGACCGCCGCAGTCGGCATCGACGACCACCTCTACCACTACGTCGCCGTCGTCGGCGGCCTGATCGCCGGCGTCCTCGCTTTGGTCGGGATGGTCATCCTGATCTACCGCCGACGCACGGTGGGACCCGTCTTCTCCGCGACAACGGTGATGGACAAGGTGATGTACCTCTTCCTGGCCGTCGTGATCGCGCTGGGCATGTGGAACACGATCGCCGGATCCATCTTCACCATCGGCGGGGAGTACAACTACCGCGAGGGAGTCTCCGTCTGGTACCGCTCGTTCCTCGCGTTCCAGCCCGACGCCGAACTCATGGCCGAAGCGCCCATCGGCTTCCAGCTGCACGCCCTGACGGCCTTCGGACTGTTCGCGCTGTGGCCCTTCACCCGGCTGGTGCACGTGTTCAGCGCCCCGGTCGGGTACCTCACCCGCCCCTACATCGTTTACCGCACCCGAGACGACGCCACGCTCGGTAGCCATGCGCCCCGACGAGGCTGGGACCGGATCTCGAAATGAGTCGGCTGAGTGCCATCGGCCACCGCCCTGGCGAGCTTGAGCCCGAGGAGGCTGATTGGCCTTCGCGCCGCGTCCACCAGGCTGTTGACGTCATGATCAGCACCCCCAAGACGTTGCCTGCCCGAGCCTCGGTCGACGACGCCCGAGCCGTCATGGCCGACGACCATGTGCACATGGTGCTCTTGACCCACGGCGACAAGCTCTGTGGAACGTTGGTTCGCACGGACCTGCCCCCTGCAGGATCCGGCCACGAGCCCGCGCTCCGCTGGGCGGTTCTGCCTGGCCGAACCGTGCCCCCGGAAGCCCCAGCCGCTCTCGTTCAGGCGAGGCTGATCCGCCACAAGATGCGCCGACTGGCTGTGATCGATGCCGACCACACCCTCCTTGGCCTGGTTTGCCTCAAGCGCTCCCGGTCGGGCTTCTGCTCCGACGCCGGCGTCGCCGCACGAGCAAGTGCAACTGCCGCGCACACGATGATGGAGATCCACATGAACGACACCTCTCTGACCGCCCTCGCTGAGGAACACCTCGCTACCGCGCACGAGCACAGCGCCGGTCGCAGCGCGCACACCGTGTACGGCGGGCAGGGCCGCGCGCTGCGCCAAACCCTGATCGCGCTCGTCGCGGGTCGCCGTCTCGGCGAGCACGAGAGCCCGGGTGAGGCCACGCTGCAGGTACTTCGCGGCTCGGTCAGGCTGCACGCCGGTGAGGACACATGGGACGGCAGCGCGGGCGACCACCTCGTGATCCCGCCCGCGCGCCACGACTTGGAGGCCCTTGAAGATGCAGTGGTACTGCTGACCGTCGCCCTGCACGGCGTGCCGGGAAACTGACTCGGTCCGGAGGCAGACCAATGGGAGACCCGACAGAGATCGACACCGGCGAGAGCTGGGAGGACCAAAGGTCCAGCTACGACGCTCTCCGCGAGGATTGCCCGGTGGCTCGCGAGGACAACCGCTGGGTGGTGCTGCGCCACGCCGAGGTCGTCGCCGCTGCCACCGACCCTGGGACCTTCTCCAGCAGAGTCACCACCAGGCGTGCCATCCCCAACAGTCTCGACGGTCTCGAGCACGCCGCCTACCGCAGCGTCGTCGACCGCTACCTCACCGACGAGCGAGTTGCGGTCGAAGAAACCCAGTGCCGGCGTCACGCGGCCGCGATCATCGACGCCCTGCCTCGCGGAATCACAGTCAAGACCATCGCCAGCATCGGCATCCCTTACGCGGTGCGCTCACAGTCGACCTGGCTCGGCTGGCCCCGCGACCTGGAGGACCAGCTGGTCGCCTGGATCGGTGACAACCACGCCGCGACTCGATCAGGCAGCCGCGAGCGCATGCGGGATGTTGCTGAACGGTTCGACCACATCATCCGGCAACTTCTCGACGAGCGCCGGGGCAGGCCGGCCGCAGATGTCACCGGTGAGCTGCTGGAGGACTCGGTGGACGGTCGGCCGCTGACGGACGAAGAGATCGTCTCGATCTTGCGGAACTGGACAGCAGGCGACCTCGGATCATTGGCCACCTCGGTCGGTGTGATCGTTCACTTCCTGGCCGCCAGGCAGCAGGTCCAGCATGAGATGCGCACCCTCGTGGAAGCCGGCGCCGTAGCAGAGCTCACCGCCGCGGTCGAAGAAATTCTTCGCATCGACGACCCATTCGTGTCCAACCGCCGTGTCACGACCCGGACCACCGAACTGGGCGACACAACGATCGCGCGGGGTGAGCCGGTCCTGTTGAACTGGACTGCGGCGAACCGGGATCCCCGAGTGTTCGGCGACCCCGATCGATTCGACCCCACCCCTAACGCTGCCGCGAACCTTGTGTTCGGGACCGGGCCGCACGTGTGTCCCGGCCGAGCGTTGACACTCATGGAGCTTCGGGTGCTCCTAGAAGAACTTCTCGGCCGCACCGCCACGATCGAACTGGCGACGGATCGTCCCGCAGTGCGCGAGACCCCGCCCGTCGGTGGCTGGGCGCGGGTGCCCATCGTCCTCCGCTGAGCTGGGCGACCACTGACCGTCGCGGCAGGAGGCGAGTCACTGCGGAGGAGGGTGTGTGAGCGGCCAGTCCCGTGAGAGGGAAGACCACAGGTGGCCGGCGCGCCGCCCGGCTGCGCTCGCCGTCGGCGCTGGCTCCTGGTGGACGCCTCGGTCGACGCGCAGCGGTCCTTCACGGGGATGCCCGCCCCGCGCCCGTAGCCGCCGTCCGCCACGCTGCCAGCGGTCGGCGGCCTGCTGGGCGGCACCGTCCACGAACCGAAGTGGGATGGTTATCGGGCCAGCACGAGCGCACGAGCGCCGGGTGCCGCGTGTGGTCACGCAAGGGCGCCAACCTAGCGGCAGGGTTCCCCGAGATCGTCCAACCCGCCCTCGAGCAGCTGGAGCCGGGCACGATGATCGGCGGTGAACTCGTCGTGTGGCGGGACGGCCGACTCGACTTCGGGGCACTGGCCCCGCGGCTGGCATACCGCGACCGCCGCGGGCCGCGGGTGGACCTCCCACCTGCCTCCTTCCTGGCTTTCGACGTCTTGGCTGCAAGCGGCCTGGTCGCTAAGGGCGGAGGTTCGGTCTACAGGCACCTGTGTCCGACGGGGGCACCGGAGCGATCACGCAGACGCAAGTGATGTGGCAGCGAGCTGACGCGGGACTCGCGGTGGTGGTCGCCGAACCGGATTTGTCACAGACGAGCGGCCACCAACAGCAAACGCCACCGAGCGGCCAAAGGTCGCTCGGCGGCGTTTCTGCAGGTCAGCGGCTGTTCTTCGTGGTTGTTCGGCGTTGTTGAACGACCACAGCCAGAGGCCCGGTCAGATGTCGTAGTACAGCTCGAACTCGTGCGGGTGCGGACGCTGCTGGATTGGGGCGATCTCGTGCTCGCGCTTGAACTCGATCCACGTCTCGATCAGGTCCGGCGTGAAGACGTCGCCCTGGGTCAGGAACTCGTGGTCGGCCTCGAGCGAGTTGAGGACGGCGTCGAGCGACGTCGGGACCGACTCGATCTGGTTGTACTCGTCCGGCGGCAGCTCGTAGATGTTCTTGTCGACCGGCTCCGGCGGCTCGATCTTGTTCTTGATGCCGTCGATGCCGGCGAGCAGAAGCGCGGAGAACGCGAGGTACGGGTTCGCCGACGGGTCGGGGCAGCGGAACTCGATGCGCTTGGCCTTCGGGTTCGAGCCGGTGATCGGGATGCGGACACACGCCGAGCGGTTGCGCGAGCTGTAGACGAGGGCGATCGGCGCCTCGAAGCCCGGAACCAGACGGTGGTACGAGTTCACCGTGGGGTTGGTGAACGCGAGCAGCGACGGCGCGTGCTTGAGGATGCCGCCGATGTAGTGGCGCGCCATGTCGGACAGGCCGCCGTAGCCGGCCTCGTCGTAGAAGAGCGGCTCGCCGTCCTTCCAGATCGACTGGTGGCAGTGCATGCCCGAGCCGTTGTCGCCGAAGATCGGCTTCGGCATGAAGGTCGCCGTCTTGCCGGCGGCCCACGCGGTGTTGCGGATGATGTATTTGAACTTCATGACATCGTCCGCCGCCTTGAGCAGCGTGTCGAAGCGGTAGTTGATCTCCGCCTGACCGGCCGTACCGACCTCGTGGTGCGCGCGCTCGACCTGCAGCCCCGCGTCCTCGAGGTGGATGACCATGTCGTTGCGCAGGTCCGCGAAGTGGTCGGTGGGGGAGACGGGGAAGTAGCCGCCCTTGTAGCGGACCTTGTAGCCGCGGGCCTCCTCCTCAGCACCCGTGTTCCACGCGCCGGCGATCGAGTCGATCTCGTAGAAGCCGCGGTTGGCGCTGGTCTCGAAGCGCGCCTTGTCGAAGACGTAGAACTCCGCCTCCGGCGCGAAGAACGCCGTGTCACCGATGCCGGTGCTCGCGAGGTAGGCCTCGGCCTTGCGGGCGATGTTGCGCGGGTCGCGCGAGTACGCCTCGCCGGTCAGCGGGTCGTGGATGAAGAACTCGAGCGCGAGGGTCTTCTCCGGGCGGAACGGATCGATGTAGGCGGTCGACGGGTCCGGGAACAGCGCCATGTCGGACTCGTGGATCGCCTGGAAGCCGCGCACCGAGGAGCCGTCGAACATCAGGCCGTCTTCGAACACCGACTCGTCGAACGACGACACCGGCACCGTGAAGTGCTGCTGGATGCCGGGAAGATCGGTGAAGCGGACGTCGACGAACTTGACGCCCTCGTTCCTGATATAGGCCAAGAGCTCGTCGCGGTTAGAGAACATGAAGCCTCCTCGGCCGAGCGCACTGCACGCAGACCGGCCGTCGTATACGGGGGGTCGAACTGGGGCACATCGATGTGTCTCCCCGAACGTAGGCAGGGTCAGTTTCCCAGCCATGACCCGAATGTTTCACCCATGTTACGAAGTCCTCGGGGTGCTCCGAAACCCGGGATGCGGCGCCACGTACCCTGGTCGCGTGTCCCAGAACTCCCCGCAAGCAGCCACGTCGATGCCCGAGATCGCAGGGTTCGGGCGCCGGCTCGCCGCCTTGGTGCTCGACTGGGTCGTCGCGATGCTGACCGTCTCCATCGTGACCTCGACCCCCGTCTACGGGCCGGACGCGACCGCCTCAGCGTGGGTGCTGTTCGCGTTCTGGATCGAGGTGTCGCTCCTCGACGGAACCCTCGGGTTCTCGATCGGCAAGCGGGTGACCGGGATCTGCGTCGTCGGCCCGAACGGGCGTCCGATCGGCCTGCGCGCCTTCGTCCGTACTGCGCTCCTGTGCCTGGTCGTGCCGCCGCTCCTCCAGAACAAGGAGGGTCGGGGCCTGCACGACGTGGTCGCGGGCTCGGTGATCACCTACATTCGTCCGCGCACCACCGCCGAGTAGGGCCCGCTGGCGCGCCCTTGCCCGACCGCCGAGATCAGCGGCCCTGCATCATCCGGCGTGCGCCCTTGCCGCTGGTCGGCACGGGACCGCGAGGCAGCGGCGCCTGCGGACGCATCGCGTCGAGCGCTTTGAGCTTGTTGAGGATCGGCGTGATCTGCGCCGGCTTGAGCACACGCTTGGACTTGCGCAGCTTGTTGACCAGTTTGGGGAGGGGAACCTCGCCTTTGTCGGTGTCCTTGCCCACGACGATCAGCGTGATCGGCACCTCCTCGCCGACGATGCGCGCGGTCTTCTTGCGCTCAGTCGTCAGGAGGTTGCGGACGCGACCGGGGTTGCCCTCGCCCACAAGGACGATGCCGGGCGGGCCGACGACGCGGTGGACGACGTCCTGGCTCTTGGTGAAGGCGACCGCCTGGTCGACCTTCCATCCACGCTTGAGCATGCCGAGCGCGCCGGCAGCAGCGCCGACCTGGCCCTCGACCTGAGCGTACGCGGCCTTTTCGGCGCGGCGCCCGAAGACGATCAGGGCGGCGAGCACACCGGTGAGGACCGACAGCAGCGAGGTGAGGACGATCCCGAGCAGTCCACCGCCGCCGCCGAGGAACCAGCCGAGCGCGAACACGGCGCCGCCGACGACGAGGAACCACGCCAGCAGGCGCAGTCCGATCGTACGGTCGGCGCGCTTGGTGATCTTGTAGGCGGCCCGGATCTGGGCGATGCGGCCCTCCGGCTGCGACTCAGGAGTGGACATGCGCCCAGGATACCGGTCGGGCGTCAGCGCGATACGGCGGAGCGGGCCTCGATCGCCTGGTGGTACAGACGCCCGGCGCGGTACGAGGAACGGACCAGCGGGCCGGAGAGCACACCCGCGAAGCCGATCTCCTCGGCCTCGGCTCCCATTTCGACGAACTCCTCCGGCTTCACCCAGCGCTCGACGGGGTGGTGCAGGGGAGAGGGGCGGAGGTACTGGGTGATCGTCAGCAGCTCGCAGCCGGCGTCGTGCAGGTCGCGCATGGCCTGCGACACCTCGTCGCGGGTCTCGCCCATCCCGAGGATGAGGTTGGACTTCGTGACGAGCCCGTACGCCCGCGCCTGCGTCAGCACGTCGAGCGAGCGCTCGTAGCGGAACGCCGGACGGATCCGCTTGAAGATCCGTGGGACGGTCTCGACGTTGTGCGCCAGCACCTCGGGGCGGGACGCGAAGACCTCCTCGAGCAGCTCCGGCGTGCCGTTGAAGTCGGGGATGAGGTTCTCGACGCCCGTGTCCGGGTTGAGCTCGTGGATCTTGCGGACGGTCTCGGCGTAGAGCCACGCGCCGCCGTCGGGCAGGTCATCGCGCGCGACTCCGGTGATCGTGGCGTAGCGCAGGCCCATGGTGCGGACGCTCTCGGCGACCCGGCGGGGCTCGTCGCGGTCGAGCGGCGCCGGCTTGCCGGTGGCGATCTGGCAGAAGTCGCAGCGTCGCGTGCACTCCTCGCCGCCGATGAGGAAGGTGGCCTCGCGGTCTTCCCAGCACTCGTAGATGTTGGGACAGCCCGCCTCCTGGCAGACCGTGTGCAGTCCCTCGGACTTCACGAGCTGTTTGAGCTCGGTGTACTCGGGGCCCATCTTGGCCCGGGTCTTGATCCAAGCCGGCTTCTTCTCGATCGGGGTCTCGGCGTTGCGAGCCTCCAGCCGGAGCAGCTTGCGTCCTTCGGGTGCGAGCGTCACGTGACTCACCCTACGCGCCGTCCGGTGATCGCAAGGGGGCGGTCAGGCGAGGTGCGACGCGAGCCCGTACGAGACAGCTCCTGAGATGGCGACGTGCGCGAGATCGGGGCTTGGCGTGTACGGCTGCCACGACAGCAGCTCGCGCAGGTGCGGTTCGAGAGCGTCGGCGACCTCGGTCGTGGTGACCGTACGGGCGAGCTCGAGGCTCAGCGACGTGACTCCGGCGTCGGCGATGCCGCACGGCACGATCTTGTCGAACCACCTCATGTCGACGCACGCGTTGAGAGCGAGCCCGTGCATGGTCACGCCACCGGCGACGCGGATGCCGATCTGGCCGAGCTTGCGCTCGGGTCCACGCTCGTCGGCGGCGACCCACACTCCGGACCGCCCCTCGACGCGCCCGCAAGTGACGCCGAGGTCGGCGACGGTACGGATCATCGCCTCCTCCACGCGGCGGACGTAGTCGACGACGAGGACGTGCGGGGGGAGCTTCACGATCGGGTAGCCGACGAGCTGCCCGGGGCCGTGGAAGGTGATGTTGCCGCCGCGGTCGATGTCGACGACGAGGCTGCCGTCGCGGGGACGTTCCCAGTCTTCGGTGCGCTTGCCGGCGGTGAAGACCGGGGCGTGCTCGAGGAAGAGCGCGATGTCGCCGCCCGTGTCGGCGACGCGGTCGGCGTGCAGTGCGCGCTGCAGCGCCCACATCTCCTCGTAGTCGGTCTCCTCGGACCCGAGCCCGATCCTGCGGACCTCCAGCGCACTCACGCAGTCACCCTAACGCGGCGCGCTCGTCGCCTGGCCTGTGGACGACGGGCGCGGACAGGTGCACGATCGCGCGATGCTGGCGCGATGGATCCCGTGAGCCTGGTGTGCGCGGTGGTGATCGCCGCCGGCGCGGTCACGCAGAGCGCCGGCTGGATGGAGCGGTTGGCGGTGCTCGACGACGGGCGGTCGGCCGCGTTCGTCCGCGCCGACCCGAGCCTCCTCGACGACGTGTACGCGCCGGGCAGCCGGCTCCGGGACGACGACGAGCGTCTCGTACGGGGCTACGCCGCCCGCGGCCTCGAGATCGCCGACGTGCGGTTCGAGGTGCTGCGGTTCGGCGTCGAGAGCGAGTCGCCGACCCGTACGGTCCTGCGGGTGGTCGACCGCCTCCAGCCCGTCCGCGTCCGGCACCCGGGCGGTGCCTGGCGGACGCTGCCGAGCGACGGCGCGACGGACCGCCGCATCGTGCTCGTCCGTACGCCCGCAGGCTGGCGCATCTCGGCGACGGAGCGACTGGCCGGGTGACCAGCGGCGATGCGACGGAATGCGTTGAGACGTGACACCCGACGACGTTAGGGTGTGGCGGGGTGAGACGCCCCTGATCGCGCCCCACACCGACGGAGGACCCCTGTGACGAGCCGACGACCCCGGTGGTTCGCCGCTGTCGCCCTGGCCGCAGCCCTGACTCTCAGCGCGTGCGGCTCCGACGACGAGGGCTCGGGCCTCGAGGCGGCGGCGTCGGCCAGTCCGTCCGCCGAGGCGAGCGAGGACGCGGACGGCTTCACCGCTGAGGAGCGCGAGGTCGTCGACGCGGTGCACGCCTATGCGTCCGCCATCTTCGCGCGCGGCGCGGAGCCGGTCGCCGAGTCCCTCAAGGGCAAGGTCACCGACCAGCTCTACGCACAGGTCGTGCGGGACGAGCAGGGTCTGACGGAGAAGGTGGGCAAGCACCGCATCGGCGAGGCCGTGTTCACCCCCTCCGCCGTGACGATCACCGCAGGAACGGCCGAAGCGCAAGGGTGCCTGGACGCGACCAACGCCTTCATCGTCGACAAGGGCCAGTCGGAGGCAGGCGCAGGCGCGATCGGCGGAGCGCGCAGCCCCCTCACCATCCAGCTCGAGCGAGTCGACGATGCATGGTTGGTCGCCACACCGAAGGTCAAGGAGGGGTCGTGCTGAATCTCGTGTCACGAACGATCATCGCGTTGGTCGTGTCGGCGGCCGCCACGATCGGCGTCTCGGTCCTCTCATCCGCGCCGGCATGGAGTGCCGAGCCTGTCTGCACCCCTCCGGCTGTTGCAGAGTGGACCGGGCTCGGCTACAAGTGCGTGATCCCCGGGGGCGGGGGGCCAGGGCAGCCAGGTGACCCAGGTGACGGCGGCACGCCGGCCGAGCCGACGTGCGACGTCAGCGGCATGAGTCCGGACGACTGGGCCGGCCGGAAGCCGAGTGCGGTCTACTGCGTGGGCGCGAATCCGTGCATCGACGTCGTCGCCCTTCCACCCGTCGCCCTTCCCGACGGCGAGAAGCCGAACGAGGAGTCCGAGGCGCGCGTGCAGGTCTGCCTGATCAACGGGATGCACCAGTGGGGTGCGGCCTACTGGTCTGACGATGAGCCCGAGGTGCCGTCGTTGCTCGAGCAGGCCCTGGAGGCGGTCGGCAACATCGACCTCGCGACACCGGTCATCCAGATCAGCCCCCAGAACCGCACGATCGTCAACCTCGACACGTGGTTCTGGGCCACCGGTCAGCAGCAGAACCAGACGGGGTCGTCGGCGTTCGGGCTCGTCGCCATCGCGACGTTCGAGCACCTGGTGGTGACCACGGGGGACGGGACCACCCTCACGTGTGAGGCCGCCTCGACGCGTGAGGAGGCGCAGACGAACTGCCGCCACGCCTACAACCGCGCGTCCGTCGGTGGGAGCGAGAGTGTCGATGGCCGCCCCGCCTACGCCGTGACGGCTGAGTCCGTCTACAGCCTGAGCTTCGAGGTCAACGGCACACCCGTCGCGAACATCGAGGGCGCGCCTGCCACGCTCACGAGCCCGACCGCGACCGCCGCGCTGCGGGTCGACGAGGTGCAGTCGGTCGTCACCCCGGGCGACTGACGAGCGAGGCTCTCAAGCGGCCGATTGCCCCTTCGCATCGAGGGCGGTCGCGACGACGTCGCGTACGTCCCGGTCGGCGAAGGTAAAGCCCCCCTCCTCGAGCTTGCGCGGCGTCGCCCGCAGCGACCCGAGGGCGAGAGCCGAGAGCCCTCCGAGCGCGAGGCGCATCGCGAGGGACGGGAGAGGGATCATCGAAGGCCGGTGGAGCGCTCCGGCCAGCACACGGGTGAACTCGGCGTTGGTCGCGGGCTCTGGGGCGACGAGGTTGTACGGGCCCGAGGCGTCGGCGTCC
This genomic window contains:
- the narI gene encoding respiratory nitrate reductase subunit gamma encodes the protein MDVFLWVIVPYLCLATFVVGHFWRYRYDKFGWTTRSSQLYEDRLLRIGSPLFHFGMLGVVGGHVIGLLVPRSWTAAVGIDDHLYHYVAVVGGLIAGVLALVGMVILIYRRRTVGPVFSATTVMDKVMYLFLAVVIALGMWNTIAGSIFTIGGEYNYREGVSVWYRSFLAFQPDAELMAEAPIGFQLHALTAFGLFALWPFTRLVHVFSAPVGYLTRPYIVYRTRDDATLGSHAPRRGWDRISK
- a CDS encoding CBS domain-containing protein is translated as MISTPKTLPARASVDDARAVMADDHVHMVLLTHGDKLCGTLVRTDLPPAGSGHEPALRWAVLPGRTVPPEAPAALVQARLIRHKMRRLAVIDADHTLLGLVCLKRSRSGFCSDAGVAARASATAAHTMMEIHMNDTSLTALAEEHLATAHEHSAGRSAHTVYGGQGRALRQTLIALVAGRRLGEHESPGEATLQVLRGSVRLHAGEDTWDGSAGDHLVIPPARHDLEALEDAVVLLTVALHGVPGN
- a CDS encoding cytochrome P450 gives rise to the protein MAREDNRWVVLRHAEVVAAATDPGTFSSRVTTRRAIPNSLDGLEHAAYRSVVDRYLTDERVAVEETQCRRHAAAIIDALPRGITVKTIASIGIPYAVRSQSTWLGWPRDLEDQLVAWIGDNHAATRSGSRERMRDVAERFDHIIRQLLDERRGRPAADVTGELLEDSVDGRPLTDEEIVSILRNWTAGDLGSLATSVGVIVHFLAARQQVQHEMRTLVEAGAVAELTAAVEEILRIDDPFVSNRRVTTRTTELGDTTIARGEPVLLNWTAANRDPRVFGDPDRFDPTPNAAANLVFGTGPHVCPGRALTLMELRVLLEELLGRTATIELATDRPAVRETPPVGGWARVPIVLR
- the glnA gene encoding type I glutamate--ammonia ligase produces the protein MFSNRDELLAYIRNEGVKFVDVRFTDLPGIQQHFTVPVSSFDESVFEDGLMFDGSSVRGFQAIHESDMALFPDPSTAYIDPFRPEKTLALEFFIHDPLTGEAYSRDPRNIARKAEAYLASTGIGDTAFFAPEAEFYVFDKARFETSANRGFYEIDSIAGAWNTGAEEEARGYKVRYKGGYFPVSPTDHFADLRNDMVIHLEDAGLQVERAHHEVGTAGQAEINYRFDTLLKAADDVMKFKYIIRNTAWAAGKTATFMPKPIFGDNGSGMHCHQSIWKDGEPLFYDEAGYGGLSDMARHYIGGILKHAPSLLAFTNPTVNSYHRLVPGFEAPIALVYSSRNRSACVRIPITGSNPKAKRIEFRCPDPSANPYLAFSALLLAGIDGIKNKIEPPEPVDKNIYELPPDEYNQIESVPTSLDAVLNSLEADHEFLTQGDVFTPDLIETWIEFKREHEIAPIQQRPHPHEFELYYDI
- a CDS encoding RDD family protein; amino-acid sequence: MSQNSPQAATSMPEIAGFGRRLAALVLDWVVAMLTVSIVTSTPVYGPDATASAWVLFAFWIEVSLLDGTLGFSIGKRVTGICVVGPNGRPIGLRAFVRTALLCLVVPPLLQNKEGRGLHDVVAGSVITYIRPRTTAE
- a CDS encoding DUF4191 domain-containing protein, producing the protein MSTPESQPEGRIAQIRAAYKITKRADRTIGLRLLAWFLVVGGAVFALGWFLGGGGGLLGIVLTSLLSVLTGVLAALIVFGRRAEKAAYAQVEGQVGAAAGALGMLKRGWKVDQAVAFTKSQDVVHRVVGPPGIVLVGEGNPGRVRNLLTTERKKTARIVGEEVPITLIVVGKDTDKGEVPLPKLVNKLRKSKRVLKPAQITPILNKLKALDAMRPQAPLPRGPVPTSGKGARRMMQGR
- the lipA gene encoding lipoyl synthase, whose protein sequence is MTLAPEGRKLLRLEARNAETPIEKKPAWIKTRAKMGPEYTELKQLVKSEGLHTVCQEAGCPNIYECWEDREATFLIGGEECTRRCDFCQIATGKPAPLDRDEPRRVAESVRTMGLRYATITGVARDDLPDGGAWLYAETVRKIHELNPDTGVENLIPDFNGTPELLEEVFASRPEVLAHNVETVPRIFKRIRPAFRYERSLDVLTQARAYGLVTKSNLILGMGETRDEVSQAMRDLHDAGCELLTITQYLRPSPLHHPVERWVKPEEFVEMGAEAEEIGFAGVLSGPLVRSSYRAGRLYHQAIEARSAVSR
- the lipB gene encoding lipoyl(octanoyl) transferase LipB; protein product: MSALEVRRIGLGSEETDYEEMWALQRALHADRVADTGGDIALFLEHAPVFTAGKRTEDWERPRDGSLVVDIDRGGNITFHGPGQLVGYPIVKLPPHVLVVDYVRRVEEAMIRTVADLGVTCGRVEGRSGVWVAADERGPERKLGQIGIRVAGGVTMHGLALNACVDMRWFDKIVPCGIADAGVTSLSLELARTVTTTEVADALEPHLRELLSWQPYTPSPDLAHVAISGAVSYGLASHLA